One genomic window of Fusarium fujikuroi IMI 58289 draft genome, chromosome FFUJ_chr01 includes the following:
- a CDS encoding related to C6 transcription factor, with protein MASGAQKEPRKTRRTANACVACRQSKIKCSGDDPCQNCQRRSVQCRFTEGGAKVMVSEKYLQDLQKRVEQQQRSPSSNIFDNTGQLDTAFTYRSPPTASAPPPYRSSMDAASVHSQNSHPSYCSPPISSSQVGGDNYSPGLKRTNDAAFGNDVNGECGVDTSLASPALTVGSQQQQSDPLVKDPATSSYSQQTGESPLTIWPSAFTIPSKIIKNTRKNRRTWIWLAPWSTWSFTLRLMLMLGDKLQPGGLNIPPQLIEEDVYKLSWTQLDKADVSGLPSLDYAIYLFHTFKFHLGQTYRLFDEVEFVNQIRDFYSDAQNKAEENRLWYVKFLLILAFGSAFLSSQPVPSKEPPGAKFFVRAMGLMPDHTALWKDSLFAIEVLAMVGLYLYSIDERESAHVYLGQAIRIAQLEGLHTQLPDDELGSETVTSCRDLWWTLYIMDRHFSSSLGLPMSVQDSDISTPVNPPNVGSQDDSARSLQVNLSHLLSVILTTLYKPEKTPLDQFLEQTKAILHTLAHHAQEIERIISLKFKNSVDTMPRGTKYITLLYHQCVIVATRPLLLSVLKERLDILGQPGDENSEAFLGQTAAVISTGIKSAVKTLQILTSEYSLLEVFLPYDLEFTFGAALHLNMATALFPGVADDQGCRLLIHQLLDNMIARGNRLASVRKQELVYLEAQCQELVAQVQQQGLQTLSLAVTDEDLARKADEEQQRLLAQETLGMEAPMNCLQNPMTSDMEFLDNIGISSEEFLSIVHQIGDPDIMPENMLTLE; from the exons ATGGCATCAGGCGCGCAGAAGGAACCtcgcaagacaagaagaacagctaATGC CTGTGTCGCGTGTAGACAGAGTAAGATCAAGTGCTCTGGCGATGATCCGTGTCAGAATTGCCAGCGACGTTCTGTGCAATGTCGCTTTACGGAGGGAGGGGCAAAGGTGATGGTATCAGAAAA AtatctccaagatcttcaaaaACGAGTAGAGCAGCAACAACGCTCACCGTCAAGTAACATCTTCGACAACACAGGTCAACTAGATACAGCATTCACATACCGCTCACCTCCCACGGCCTCAGCACCACCTCCATACCGTTCATCAATGGACGCAGCATCCGTCCACTCTCAAAACTCTCACCCCTCATACTGTTCGCCgccaatatcatcatctcaagtTGGAGGAGATAACTACTCTCCCGGATTGAAGCGCACTAACGATGCTGCTTTTGGAAACGATGTCAATGGTGAGTGCGGGGTTGATACCAGTCTTGCTTCTCCTGCGCTCACGGTAGGctcccaacaacaacaatctGACCCGTTGGTTAAAGATCCAGCTACTTCGTCCTACTCGCAACAAACCGGCGAGTCGCCATTGACTATCTGGCCGAGTGCGTTTACAATACCGTCTaagatcatcaagaacacTCGCAAGAATAGGCGCACGTGGA TATGGCTTGCGCCTTGGTCAACGTGGTCTTTCACTCTACGGCTCATGCTTATGCTCGGCGATAAGCTACAACCAGGTGGTCTCAACATACCACCACAACTAATCGAAGAAGACGTCTACAAGCTGTCCTGGACACAACTAGACAAAGCCGATGTCTCCGGCCTCCCCTCCCTCGACTACGCGATCTATCTCTTCCACACCTTCAAATTCCACCTAGGCCAAACCTACCGTCTCTTCGACGAGGTGGAATTCGTGAATCAGATCCGTGATTTCTATTCTGACGCGCAGAACAAGGCAGAGGAGAACCGCCTCTGGTATGTCAAGTTTCTCTTGATTCTAGCCTTTGGAAGCGCATTCCTCTCCTCCCAGCCTGTCCCATCCAAGGAACCCCCCGGTGCAAAGTTCTTTGTGCGTGCGATGGGTCTCATGCCGGATCATACGGCGCTTTGGAAGGATAGCTTATTTGCGATAGAGGTTTTGGCCATGGTTGGCTTGTATTTGTATTCGATTGATGAGAGGGAGTCTGCTCACGTATAT CTTGGCCAGGCTATTCGAATCGCTCAGTTGGAGGGTTTGCATACGCAGTTACCTGACGATGAGCTGGGTAGTGAGACAGTGACCTCTTGTCGTGATTTATGGTGGACGTTGTACATCATGGATCGCCATTTCTCGTCTTCTTTGGGGCTTCCTATGTCTGTTCAAGATAGTGACATTTCTACACCAGTCAACCCACCAAATGTTGGGTCACAAGATGATAGCGCTCGCAGTCTTCAAGTGAATCTGTCTCATCTTCTGTCCGTGATATTAACCA CACTTTACAAGCCAGAGAAAACACCACTTGATCAATTCCTTGAGCAAACCAAGGCAATTCTTCACACGCTCGCCCACCACGCTCAAGAGATTGAAAGGATCATATCTCTGAAATTCAAAAACTCAGTAGATACCATGCCGCGAGGCACAAAGTACATAACGCTTCTTTACCACCAG TGCGTTATTGTCGCCACAAGACCTCTGTTACTATCAGTCCTCAAAGAACGTCTTGACATTCTTGGCCAACCAGGTGATGAGAACTCAGAGGCATTCCTCGGCCAAACAGCAGCTGTTATCTCGACTGGTATTAAATCAGCCGTCAAAACACTACAAATCCTCACCAGCGAGTACAGTCTCCTGG AGGTTTTTCTCCCCTACGATCTCGAGTTCACCTTCGGCGCTGCTCTCCATCTAAACATGGCAACCGCCCTCTTCCCAGGTGTAGCAGATGACCAAGGCTGCCGTCTACTAATTCACCAACTCCTCGACAACATGATCGCCCGCGGTAATCGCCTCGCATCCGTTCGAAAGCAAGAGCTCGTGTATCTCGAAGCCCAATGCCAAGAACTGGTGGCTCAAGTACAACAACAGGGTCTTCAAACATTATCCCTCGCAGTAACAGACGAAGACTTGGCGAGAAAGGCGGATGAGGAACAGCAACGACTTCTTGCGCAGGAGACGCTGGGGATGGAGGCTCCGATGAATTGTTTGCAGAATCCTATGACGAGTGATATGGAGTTTCTTGATAATATTGGGATTTCGTCAGAGGAGTTCTTGTCGATTGTGCATCAGATAGGGGATCCAGATATTATGCCTGAGAACATGTTAACTTTGGAGTAA